A stretch of the Ascaphus truei isolate aAscTru1 chromosome 4, aAscTru1.hap1, whole genome shotgun sequence genome encodes the following:
- the LOC142492372 gene encoding uncharacterized protein LOC142492372, which produces MDDQFEDPKKPPAGVLRNIVSGNQKIQHQRVHATGTGGGPTPQCLILSPLEELLRAKLLPVVVEGLPGDRDIGIYPSQFPPVAPEGHVSPETEQVSSPGSASSTHLEEHDEEDFDDDDDDDDDAAAAAIDTQIQASDHEEVPIETVLPPKRPANTTYDAIVASEGKIVEAENRRHSDLMTVLERMIALQEETVSQLAHLHRVFIEVPKQLQKINTSFEALVVQQTQANYWRMTNVPQFNTSQPGSVHAGQFSPHSSDIHSPGPNVTGQVADIAVQVPDDILPLPSVQIQQQTPTKEATKTKQDTHETDQPSLVQCLPTCSHVSVGTSPVREQSLHKSPVGESLPKSPVGESLPKSPVGESLPKSPVGESLPKSPVGESLPKSPVGE; this is translated from the exons ATGGATGACCAGTTTGAGGATCCAAAGAAACCCCCTGCTGGAGTGCTGAGAAACATTGTGAGTGGTAATCAA aaaatacaacaccaacgcgtgcatgctactggcactggaggtgggcccacaccacaatgtctcatattaagtccattggaggagctgcttcgggcaaaattacttcccgtcgtcgtggaaggcttacctggtgaccgtgatataggaatttacccctcacaatttccaccag ttgcccctgaaggacatgtgtcacctgagactgaacaagtgtcttcacctgggtcagccagctcaacacacctagaag aacatgatgaagaggattttgatgatgatgatgatgatgatgatgatgccgccgccgccgccatagacacacaaatacaagcaagtgaccatgaagaggttccaattgaaactgttttaccgccaaaacgtccagcaaataccacatatgatgcaattgtagcttctgagggaaaaattgtggaagcagaaaatcgtcgccattctgacctgatgacagtgctggaaaggatgattgcactgcaggaagaaacagtttcacaattggcacatctccacagagtcttcattgaagtgcctaaacagttgcaaaaaatcaacacctcattcgaagcattagttgttcagcaaacacaagctaattactggagaatgactaatgtaccacaattcaacacctcccagccaggatctgttcatgcaggtcagttttcaccacattcatctgatattcattcaccaggcccaaatgttaccggtcaagtagcagacattgctgtgcaggttcctgatgacatcctaccgctgccatctgtacaaattcagcagcagacacctacaaaggaggcgacaaaaacaaaacaagacacacatgaaacagaccaaccatcacttgtgcagtgtctaccaacttgctcacatgtgtcagtgggcacaagccctgtccgtgaacagtcactacacaaaagccctgtaggtgagtcactgcccaaaagccctgtaggtgaatcgctgcccaaaagccctgtaggtgaatcgctgcccaaaagccctgtaggtgaatcgctgcccaaaagccctgtaggtgaatcactgcccaaaagccctgtaggtgagtga